Proteins encoded together in one Lathyrus oleraceus cultivar Zhongwan6 chromosome 5, CAAS_Psat_ZW6_1.0, whole genome shotgun sequence window:
- the LOC127085138 gene encoding ABC transporter A family member 2, with protein MTNAFSLVAQQYKALLKKNVLLSWRSKRSILLQLLSPIIFIFLIFAVDKAIKAQTSTTSSYKSVTNPISLPSPPIPPCERKFFVKLPCYDFVWSGDNNPKFHTIVSRIISNNPGRPIPISKVKSFRDKGEVDKWLFDNPMQCPGAIHFREKNASVISYGIQTNSTSVQKRGRFEDPTFSFQLPLQLAAEREIARFLIGDTRFKWNVFLKEFAHPAMSPFSAVGTIGPAFFLAIAMFNFVLQMSSLVTEKELKLRQAMTVMGLYDSAYWLSWLTWETVVTVLSSILIVLSGMMFQFDFFLKNNFAVLFFLFFLFELNMTGLAFMLSAFIRKSSSATTVGFSIFIVGFVTQLVVQAGFPYTDSISVTFQNLWSLFPPNPFAQGLSMLSNAVSTPEDNGLSWTKRGECADYDVDCVITINDIYKWLLATFFLWFVLALYFDNIIPNAMGVRKSVLYFLNPYYWTGNGVQKVKEGGVCSCLISAHHEDNSTADDEDVLEEENAVKLQQTQGAVDTNVAVQIHGIKKTYSGTYNIGCCCKCKKSAPYHALKGLWVNFTKDQLFCLLGPNGAGKTTAINCLTGITPVTDGDALIYGHSIRNSTGMSNIRKLIGVCPQFDILWDALSGQEHLELFASIKGLSPASIKSITQTSLAEVRLMDAAKVRSGSYSGGMKRRLSVAIALIGDPKLVILDEPTTGMDPITRRHVWDIIENAKKGRAIVLTTHSMEEADILSDRIGIMAKGKLRCIGTSIRLKSRFGTGFIANISFSGNNNENSPVNGDAVSTRRHHEAVKQFFKNRLDVVPKEENNNFLTYVIPHERETLLTDFFSELQDREEEFGISDIQLGLTTLEEVFLNIAKQAELESAAAEGSLVTLTLTSGESVEIPIGARFVGIPGTESSEYPTGFMVEVYWEQDDTGALCVAGHSQKAPIPQNIQLPSTATARQRRSGSVHGVVIDPSQISSVNFQ; from the exons ATGACGAACGCTTTCTCTCTCGTAGCACAACAGTACAAAGCTCTACTGAAAAAAAACGTACTCCTCTCATGGCGAAGCAAACGATCAATCCTTCTCCAATTACTCTCTCCAATCATCTTCATTTTCCTAATCTTCGCCGTAGACaaagcaatcaaagcacaaactTCAACAACTTCCTCATACAAATCCGTAACAAACCCTATCTCACTACCTTCCCCACCAATTCCACCTTGCGAGCGTAAATTCTTTGTCAAACTTCCTTGTTACGATTTCGTTTGGAGTGGTGATAACAATCCCAAGTTTCACACAATTGTGAGTAGAATCATTAGTAATAATCCTGGTAGACCTATTCCAATTTCTAAAGTGAAGTCGTTTCGCGATAAAGGTGAAGTTGATAAGTGGCTTTTTGATAATCCTATGCAATGTCCTGGTGCGATTCATTTTCGAGAAAAGAATGCTAGTGTTATTAGTTATGGGATTCAGACTAATTCTACCAGTGTTCAGAAACGTGGAAGATTTGAAGATCCTACTTTTTCTTTTCAATTACCTCTTCAGCTTGCTGCTGAACGTGAAATCGCCAGATTCCTGATTGGAG ACACGAGGTTCAAGTGGAATGTGTTTTTGAAGGAATTCGCGCACCCAGCAATGAGTCCTTTCTCTGCTGTTGGAACAATAGGTCCAGCATTCTTTCTTGCAATTGCTATGTTTAATTTTGTTCTTCAGATGAGTTCTTTGGTAACAGAAAAAGAGCTTAAACTTCGTCAG GCAATGACTGTGATGGGGCTTTACGACTCTGCATACTGGTTATCATGGCTAACCTGGGAAACAGTTGTTACAGTCCTATCATCTATTCTCATAGTTCTCTCTGGCATGATGTTTCAGTTTGATTTCTTCTTGAAAAACAATTTCGCTGTTCTGTTCTTTTTGTTCTTCCTATTTGAACTCAACATG ACTGGGCTGGCCTTCATGTTATCTGCTTTCATTCGTAAATCATCTTCTGCAACAACAGTCGGCTTCTCCATATTTATTGTCGGCTTTGTGACTCAG CTTGTGGTACAAGCAGGATTTCCTTATACTGATAGCATCTCTGTTACTTTCCAAAATTTATGGTCTTTGTTTCCGCCTAATCCTTTTGCTCAAGGCCTGAGTATGCTTTCAAATGCAGTTTCAACCCCTGAAGATAATGGTCTTAGCTGGACTAAACGGGGAGAATGTGCCGATTATGATGTTGACTGTGTGATCACAATT AATGATATCTATAAATGGCTTCTGGCCACATTCTTTCTGTGGTTCGTTCTAGCCTTGTACTTTGACAATATAATCCCGAATGCAATGGGTGTGAGAAAATCCGTGTTATACTTTCTAAATCCTTATTATTGGACGGGAAACGGAGTACAAAAAGTGAAAG AGGGCGGAGTTTGTAGTTGCTTAATTTCAGCCCATCATGAAGATAATAGTACAGCAGATGATGAAGATGTCCTTGAGGAAGAAAATGCTGTGAAGTTGCAACAAACACAAGGTGCGGTTGACACAAACGTTGCTGTTCAGATACATGGCATTAAAAAGACTTATTCCGGTACTTATAACATCGGTTGCTGCTGTAAATGTAAGAAAAGTGCACCTTATCACGCTCTTAAG GGCTTGTGGGTGAACTTTACAAAGGATCAGTTATTTTGTCTTTTAGGGCCAAATGGAGCTGGAAAAACTACAGCTATTAATTGTTTGACAGGGATAACTCCAGTAACTGATGGAGATG CATTGATTTATGGACATTCAATCCGAAACTCCACTGGCATGTCAAACATTCGAAAGCTTATAGGAGTGTGTCCCCAG TTTGATATCCTATGGGATGCACTGTCCGGTCAAGAACACCTCGAACTCTTTGCTAGTATAAAAGGCCTTTCCCCAGCATCTATAAAATCA ATTACTCAGACATCATTGGCAGAGGTGAGACTCATGGATGCAGCCAAAGTAAGATCTGGAAGTTACAGTGGAGGAATGAAACGTCGTCTTAGTGTTGCAATTGCCCTTATTGGCGACCCTAAATTAGTCATTTTGGATGAACCG ACCACCGGTATGGATCCAATAACAAGGAGGCATGTGTGGGACATAATTGAAAATGCGAAAAAAGGGCGTGCCATTGTTCTCACAACACATTCTATGGAAGAAGCTGATATTCTAAGTGACCGCATAGGAATCATGGCAAAGGGAAAGCTCCGATGCATTGGCACCTCAATTAGATTGAAGTCACGCTTTGGCACTGGTTTTATTGCGAATATTAGCTTCTCTGGAAACAATAATGAAAACAGTCCTGTAAATGGTGACGCAGTATCAACAAGAAGACATCATGAGGCTGTGaagcaattcttcaagaat CGTTTAGATGTAGTACCAAAAGAGGAGAACAATAACTTTCTAACTTATGTGATACCTCATGAAAGAGAGACACTCCTTACA GATTTTTTTTCAGAGCTTCAAGATAGAGAAGAAGAATTTGGGATATCTGACATCCAGCTTGGTCTAACAACTCTTGAAGAAGTTTTCTTGAATATTGCAAAGCAAGCAGAGCTGGAAAGTGCTGCAGCTGAAGGGAGCCTAGTTACTTTGACCTTGACATCTGGAGAGTCTGTGGAG ATTCCGATAGGAGCTAGGTTTGTGGGAATTCCAGGAACAGAGTCTTCTGAATACCCCACAGGTTTTATGGTAGAAGTATACTGGGAGCAAGATGACACTGGTGCCCTTTGTGTCGCCGGCCACTCGCAGAAAGCTCCCATTCCTCAAAATATCCAACTACCTTCGACTGCTACTGCAAGACAACGCCGGTCAGGGTCAGTTCATGGGGTGGTGATTGATCCAAGTCAAATCAGTTCAGTCAATTTCCAGTGA